A stretch of Candidatus Symbiobacter mobilis CR DNA encodes these proteins:
- the groL gene encoding chaperonin GroEL (60 kDa chaperone family; promotes refolding of misfolded polypeptides especially under stressful conditions; forms two stacked rings of heptamers to form a barrel-shaped 14mer; ends can be capped by GroES; misfolded proteins enter the barrel where they are refolded when GroES binds), with translation MAAKEVIFGGEARARMVEGVNILANAVKVTLGPKGRNVVLERSFGAPTVTKDGVSVAKEVELKDKLQNMGAQMVKEVASKTSDVAGDGTTTATVLAQAIVREGMKYVAAGMNPMDLKRGIDKAVAALVVELKKASKAITTSKEIAQVGAISANADEDIGKIIADAMDKVGKEGVITVEDGKSLESELDVVEGMQFDRGYLSPYFINNAEKQSAILENPFVLLFDKKISNIRDLLPTLEQVAKAGRPLLIIAEDVEGEALATLVVNTIRGILKVCAVKAPGFGDRRKAMLEDIAILTGGKVIAEEVGLTLEKVTLADLGSAKRIEVGKENTIIIDGAGTQADIEARVKQVRVQIEEATSDYDREKLQERVAKLAGGVAVIKVGAATETEMKEKKARVEDALHATRAAVEEGIVAGGGVALLRAMQAAGQIKGCNADQDAGIKLVLKAIEAPLREIVHNAGGEASVVVNAVLAGKGDYGFNAASDTYGDMIEMGILDPTKVTRTALQNAASVASLMLTTECMVAEAPKDESAAGAGAGGAGGMGGMGGMDM, from the coding sequence ATGGCAGCAAAAGAAGTAATTTTTGGCGGGGAAGCCCGCGCACGCATGGTCGAAGGCGTCAACATTCTGGCCAATGCGGTCAAAGTGACGCTTGGCCCCAAAGGGCGCAACGTCGTGCTCGAACGGTCCTTTGGCGCCCCCACGGTGACCAAAGACGGCGTATCCGTCGCCAAGGAAGTTGAGCTTAAAGACAAGCTCCAGAACATGGGCGCGCAGATGGTCAAGGAAGTGGCTTCCAAGACCTCCGACGTCGCTGGTGACGGCACGACGACGGCGACCGTGCTTGCGCAAGCCATCGTCCGCGAAGGCATGAAGTACGTGGCCGCCGGGATGAACCCGATGGATCTGAAGCGCGGGATCGACAAGGCTGTCGCAGCCTTGGTGGTTGAGCTGAAGAAGGCATCGAAAGCCATCACCACCTCGAAGGAAATCGCGCAAGTCGGCGCTATCTCCGCCAATGCTGACGAAGACATCGGCAAGATCATTGCCGATGCGATGGATAAGGTTGGCAAGGAAGGCGTCATCACTGTCGAAGACGGCAAGTCGCTGGAAAGCGAGTTGGACGTGGTCGAAGGGATGCAGTTCGATCGTGGCTACCTCTCGCCCTACTTCATCAACAACGCCGAAAAGCAATCGGCCATCCTCGAAAACCCCTTTGTTCTGCTTTTCGACAAGAAGATCAGCAACATCCGCGACCTGCTGCCCACGCTGGAACAAGTCGCCAAGGCTGGGCGTCCGTTGCTCATCATTGCCGAAGATGTCGAAGGCGAAGCGCTGGCCACCCTCGTGGTCAACACGATCCGTGGCATCCTGAAGGTCTGCGCCGTCAAGGCCCCCGGCTTTGGTGATCGCCGCAAGGCCATGCTCGAAGACATCGCCATCCTCACCGGCGGCAAGGTCATCGCGGAAGAAGTGGGCCTCACGCTCGAAAAAGTGACCTTGGCTGACCTCGGCTCCGCCAAGCGCATCGAAGTGGGCAAGGAAAACACCATCATCATCGACGGCGCAGGAACCCAAGCCGACATCGAAGCGCGTGTCAAGCAGGTTCGCGTCCAAATCGAGGAAGCAACGAGCGACTACGACCGCGAGAAGCTGCAAGAGCGCGTGGCCAAGCTCGCTGGTGGCGTGGCGGTGATCAAGGTCGGCGCTGCCACCGAAACCGAGATGAAGGAAAAGAAAGCCCGCGTCGAAGACGCCCTGCACGCCACCCGCGCTGCGGTGGAAGAAGGCATCGTCGCCGGTGGTGGCGTTGCCCTGCTGCGCGCCATGCAAGCCGCTGGGCAAATCAAAGGCTGCAATGCCGACCAGGACGCCGGCATCAAGCTCGTGCTCAAAGCCATCGAAGCGCCCCTGCGCGAGATCGTCCACAACGCCGGTGGCGAGGCTTCTGTCGTCGTCAACGCGGTGTTGGCCGGCAAGGGCGACTATGGTTTCAACGCTGCCAGCGATACCTATGGCGACATGATCGAAATGGGGATCCTCGACCCCACCAAGGTCACGCGCACCGCGCTGCAAAACGCTGCATCCGTGGCGTCTCTCATGCTGACGACCGAGTGCATGGTTGCCGAAGCCCCCAAGGATGAATCTGCTGCTGGCGCTGGTGCTGGTGGCGCCGGGGGCATGGGTGGCATGGGCGGTATGGATATGTAA
- a CDS encoding flagellar protein FliT has translation MSQQLIDYYRAIEDSSRQMLEAARARDWETVTRHEGVCAILIEQLRERAQNETLLPDQRAEKTRIMQRILSNDAQIRYLAEPWINEAEPAESPPPRYLH, from the coding sequence ATGTCACAGCAATTGATCGACTATTACCGGGCCATTGAAGACAGCAGTCGGCAAATGCTCGAAGCCGCCAGAGCGCGGGATTGGGAGACCGTCACACGCCACGAGGGGGTGTGTGCGATCCTGATCGAACAACTGCGCGAACGTGCGCAGAACGAGACGCTGCTGCCTGACCAGCGCGCGGAAAAGACGCGGATCATGCAGCGCATCCTTTCCAACGACGCGCAGATTCGTTATCTGGCCGAACCGTGGATCAATGAGGCCGAGCCAGCCGAATCGCCGCCACCACGGTATCTGCATTGA
- the prfA gene encoding peptide chain release factor 1, protein MKLFLRHRLARYVDRLGELEFLLSRPDIMADMGQFLALSREHNDVAAVAQRYQRYLQREKDRDDAQTLCADAGSDEDMATLAREEMAAAQAELDELEGELLRMLLPRDPDDARPALLEIRAGTGGDESALFAADLLRMYLRYCDRRGWKPTVVSESASELGGYKEVVVRIESRDAATPGVPGATGVFGTLKFESGGHRVQRVPVTEAQGRIHTSACTVAVMAEPDEEQAIALLPSDLRIDTYRSSGAGGQHINKTDSAVRITHLPTGIVAECQDGRSQHSNKAQALRVLVARIQDKERAQRAAKESAHRKSLIGSGDRSDRIRTYNFPQGRLTDHRINLTLYKLGDILDGDLDDVVSALHAFEANNALAELELAGAA, encoded by the coding sequence ATGAAACTTTTTTTGCGCCACCGGCTTGCCCGCTACGTCGATCGACTCGGCGAACTCGAATTCCTGCTTTCCCGCCCCGACATCATGGCCGACATGGGGCAGTTCCTTGCGCTCTCGCGGGAGCACAACGACGTCGCAGCGGTGGCGCAGCGGTACCAACGCTATCTACAGCGCGAAAAAGACCGCGACGATGCGCAAACCCTGTGCGCTGATGCAGGCAGCGACGAAGACATGGCCACGCTGGCCCGTGAAGAAATGGCGGCTGCGCAGGCGGAGCTGGACGAATTGGAAGGGGAGCTGCTGCGCATGCTCCTGCCCCGCGACCCCGACGATGCCCGCCCGGCCTTGCTGGAAATTCGCGCCGGAACGGGTGGGGATGAATCGGCACTGTTCGCGGCAGATTTGCTGCGCATGTACCTGCGCTACTGTGACCGCCGGGGGTGGAAACCCACCGTCGTGAGCGAATCGGCCAGCGAGCTTGGCGGGTACAAGGAAGTCGTCGTCCGCATCGAAAGCCGGGACGCTGCCACCCCAGGGGTTCCGGGGGCCACGGGTGTATTCGGTACGCTCAAGTTCGAATCCGGCGGGCACCGCGTGCAGCGGGTTCCCGTCACCGAAGCGCAAGGGCGCATCCACACCAGCGCATGTACCGTCGCCGTGATGGCCGAGCCGGACGAGGAACAGGCCATTGCGCTGCTCCCTTCGGACTTGCGCATCGACACCTACCGCTCCAGCGGCGCTGGCGGGCAGCACATCAACAAGACCGATTCCGCAGTGCGCATCACCCACCTGCCGACAGGCATCGTCGCCGAATGCCAGGACGGGCGCAGCCAGCACAGCAACAAGGCGCAGGCATTGCGCGTGCTGGTGGCGCGCATCCAGGACAAAGAACGTGCGCAGCGTGCGGCCAAGGAATCCGCGCACCGCAAAAGCCTCATCGGCAGCGGGGATCGCAGCGACCGCATCCGCACCTACAACTTCCCCCAGGGCCGACTGACCGACCACCGCATCAACCTGACGCTCTACAAACTCGGCGACATCCTCGACGGCGACCTTGACGACGTGGTCTCGGCACTGCATGCCTTCGAGGCAAACAACGCTCTGGCCGAGCTGGAACTGGCTGGCGCAGCGTAA
- the hemA gene encoding glutamyl-tRNA reductase, protein MATTAVWAVGINHTTAPLAVRSRFAWALEQVPLALQDLRTALPGQCEAALVSTCNRVEIYGADDGAYAEPALAWLADHGGMAPDTLRTHAYTLRDRLAVRHAFRVASGLDSMVLGEPQILGQLKKAVRAARSVGTIGSTLGHLFERSFAVAKQVRSSTGIGERSISMAAAAVRMAETCLGDLQRTRILFIGAGDMIELCATHFAARRPNSMAVANRTVSRGEELARRHDADVMRLADLPERLHEFDIVVSCTASTLPIIGLGAMQRCLHRRTAPMFLLDLAVPRDIEPEVAALPGVTLCSVDDLGAVVRSACSHRQAALEQAEAIVDAAVQGFLHWVDQRGAVPFIQQVNAQSDAWRDQELAHARKLLARGVPVEDALATLTHRLSRKMLHGVRSELRSGDAASRERAAAAALQFFLRKTR, encoded by the coding sequence ATGGCGACCACGGCGGTATGGGCAGTAGGCATCAATCACACAACGGCGCCGCTAGCGGTGCGCAGCCGCTTTGCGTGGGCGCTGGAGCAAGTGCCCCTCGCCTTGCAGGACTTGCGTACTGCCCTGCCCGGCCAGTGTGAAGCCGCGCTGGTTTCGACCTGCAACAGGGTGGAAATCTACGGCGCCGACGACGGTGCCTACGCCGAGCCAGCCCTGGCATGGCTGGCCGACCACGGTGGCATGGCCCCGGACACGCTCCGCACCCACGCCTACACCTTGCGCGATCGGTTGGCGGTGCGCCATGCCTTTCGCGTGGCCAGCGGGCTGGATTCGATGGTGCTGGGGGAGCCGCAGATCCTCGGCCAGCTCAAAAAAGCCGTTCGCGCCGCCCGCAGCGTAGGGACGATCGGCTCGACGCTAGGCCACCTTTTCGAGCGCTCCTTCGCTGTAGCCAAGCAGGTGCGCAGTTCCACCGGCATCGGTGAACGTTCGATCAGCATGGCCGCTGCGGCGGTGCGCATGGCCGAAACCTGCCTGGGCGACTTGCAGCGCACGCGCATCCTGTTCATCGGCGCCGGGGACATGATCGAGCTGTGCGCCACCCACTTTGCCGCACGCCGCCCCAACAGCATGGCTGTGGCGAACCGCACCGTCTCTCGCGGGGAAGAGCTGGCCCGCCGCCATGACGCAGACGTGATGCGCCTGGCTGACTTGCCCGAGCGCCTGCACGAATTCGACATCGTGGTGAGCTGCACCGCCAGCACCCTGCCCATCATCGGACTAGGCGCCATGCAGCGATGTCTACACCGGCGCACGGCACCGATGTTTCTGCTCGACCTAGCCGTTCCCCGCGACATTGAACCTGAAGTGGCTGCCTTGCCCGGTGTCACGCTCTGTTCGGTCGACGACCTCGGCGCGGTGGTGCGCAGCGCTTGTTCCCACCGCCAGGCAGCGTTGGAGCAGGCAGAAGCGATCGTCGATGCCGCAGTGCAAGGGTTCCTGCATTGGGTCGACCAGCGTGGCGCGGTTCCCTTCATCCAGCAGGTCAATGCGCAGTCTGACGCCTGGCGCGACCAGGAATTGGCCCATGCACGCAAGCTGCTTGCGCGTGGCGTTCCCGTAGAGGATGCACTTGCCACGCTGACCCACCGGCTCAGCCGCAAGATGCTCCACGGCGTGCGTTCCGAGCTTCGTAGCGGCGACGCTGCCTCGCGCGAGCGCGCCGCAGCCGCTGCCTTGCAATTCTTTCTGCGCAAGACGCGCTAA
- a CDS encoding adenosine kinase, which produces MHRDCAAHDSHVDHVDHANHTNHGNRYDLYAIGNALVDAEYEVSEEQLRDAGVGKGQMALIDANRLAQLQALLQGVAGHCAGGGSAANTVVAFTQLGGRSFYSCCVADDDLGDFYLNDLRAHGVDGNLARAPQGQTGNCLVLITPDAERSMSTFLGVSAQIDRNALHPEALARSGIYYMEGYLASSPSALDAVLAGRALAREHGVDLALTLSDVSMIRYCREGLDAMVGNADTGALRYLFCNEAEARAWCDGEDLSAACTRLARCAQTVCITRAAQGCIVVEGDRRTEVPAPKVRAIDTNGAGDMFAGVFLYAVTHGRNTTQAAALANACATRVVAQYGTRLQRETLLAVCADVERSLSV; this is translated from the coding sequence ATGCATCGAGACTGCGCAGCCCATGACAGCCACGTTGATCACGTTGATCACGCTAATCACACCAATCACGGCAATCGCTACGACCTCTACGCCATCGGCAATGCGCTCGTCGATGCCGAGTACGAGGTATCCGAAGAGCAATTGCGCGATGCTGGCGTCGGCAAAGGGCAGATGGCGCTCATTGATGCAAACCGCTTGGCGCAATTGCAGGCATTGCTGCAAGGCGTAGCCGGGCATTGCGCGGGGGGCGGTTCGGCGGCCAATACCGTCGTGGCCTTCACCCAGCTTGGCGGGCGGTCGTTCTATTCCTGTTGCGTGGCCGACGACGACTTGGGCGACTTTTACCTCAACGACTTGCGTGCCCATGGCGTGGATGGCAACCTGGCCCGTGCGCCCCAGGGGCAGACCGGCAATTGCCTGGTACTCATCACCCCCGATGCCGAGCGCAGCATGAGCACCTTTCTCGGCGTGTCCGCGCAGATCGACCGCAACGCGCTGCACCCCGAAGCCTTGGCCCGTTCTGGCATCTACTACATGGAAGGGTACCTGGCATCTTCCCCCAGCGCGCTCGACGCCGTGCTGGCTGGGCGTGCACTGGCACGGGAACATGGCGTGGATTTGGCCTTGACGCTCAGCGACGTCAGCATGATCCGCTACTGCCGCGAAGGGCTGGATGCCATGGTGGGCAATGCAGATACGGGAGCGCTGCGCTACCTGTTCTGCAACGAAGCCGAAGCCCGCGCCTGGTGCGATGGCGAAGACTTGTCCGCAGCCTGCACCCGGCTTGCCCGGTGTGCGCAGACCGTGTGCATTACCCGCGCCGCGCAAGGGTGCATCGTCGTCGAAGGCGACCGGCGCACCGAAGTGCCTGCGCCGAAGGTACGCGCCATCGACACCAACGGGGCGGGGGACATGTTTGCGGGGGTTTTTCTGTATGCAGTGACCCACGGCCGCAACACCACGCAAGCCGCAGCCCTGGCCAACGCCTGCGCAACCCGGGTGGTGGCGCAATACGGAACCCGGCTGCAGCGGGAGACGTTGCTGGCCGTGTGTGCTGACGTGGAGCGCTCTCTATCGGTATAA
- a CDS encoding ATP-binding protein: MNPLNKEEFEQALRECAEERIHLIGNIQPHGAALVLGAAPLHCVQQASENLADFVDLPSGNALGSPLVEVLGEEAASQVQTLIALASKRNTATAVLAVTSGGAETRLQAHLYSGNGPWVLELERDEGTHLEAQLAQLQLEFQQTLLNFDSDADLIQYLNELAKLVRKLTGYDSVMVYQFNSRWDGEIIAQDKAEFAHSYLGQHFPASDIPSQARRLYSTNLVRIVVDIDAQPVPLLPSLHPVTGEPLDMTYSALRSLSPIHLAYLRNIGVAASMVISLMQDGQLWGLVACHHLTPKRVSIAMRESAIFISRMVSAKLSSFAAIEQRAKLDQANTMVSDLVKSIAMEEESVVLQNLLPRLMDLLHATGMIVIVEGQSHVYGVVPDPASTHALLQWLGLQPTGQVFSCDELGQVYTAALAYPNVASGVLTTALTQKMRNAIVWLRPEKPSTVKWAGNYQTGLIQNAAGNFRLTPRKSFEIWTETWRGRSDPWSRADTGIAAMLTHSVSEALAQKHKLAVELNKIRQAHLASDTTVQQFNKLTSSVPGVVYQLLVTPHGSWTFLYLSARLCELYEVSPEDVYRDHKVMTNCIVAEDRESHRASVLYACEMLSPWTHEHQIQTTSGVRKWVRGHALPEKQEDGSILWHGILTDITERKRLDAERECLLLRDISRQKAYELEITRAKEAAEAANLSKSRFLATMSHEIRTPMNGILGMAQLLLMPNLKEDEYREYARTIFLSGQTLLTLLNDILDLSKIEAGKFQLDSVIFQPDLLLREIQMLFASTANSKGLQLEYQWKGSPVSHYLADANRVRQMLSNIVGNAIKFTREGYVRIEGVEMEHDEESARLEFSVSDTGIGIPPEKMDLLFQPFSQTDNSITREFGGSGLGLSIVRHLAKMMGGDVGVESLAGRGSRFWFRVRVKQAAKNGIRSGAEPGAELLAPANTVTEPALFAGCVLVVEDNTVNRMVIESLLTKLGLSVMPAYDGQQALDTITQGACPDLVLMDLHMPVMDGYDATKRIRQWERDNTRPRIPIIALTADAYEEDRQHCLAVGMDDFLTKPIALDILKSALYKWLTQKMQ; encoded by the coding sequence ATGAACCCATTGAACAAAGAGGAGTTTGAACAGGCGCTGCGTGAATGTGCAGAGGAGCGCATCCACCTGATCGGCAACATTCAACCGCATGGCGCTGCTTTGGTGCTGGGGGCTGCCCCTTTGCATTGTGTACAGCAAGCCAGTGAGAACCTGGCAGATTTTGTAGATTTGCCTTCAGGCAATGCACTGGGCAGCCCCCTCGTCGAGGTTCTGGGTGAAGAGGCCGCATCACAAGTGCAGACATTGATAGCACTTGCAAGCAAGAGGAATACGGCTACCGCAGTGCTGGCCGTCACCAGCGGGGGTGCTGAAACCAGGCTGCAAGCGCACCTGTATAGCGGAAATGGTCCGTGGGTGCTGGAACTCGAACGCGATGAAGGCACGCATCTGGAAGCCCAATTGGCGCAACTACAACTGGAGTTTCAGCAAACCTTGCTGAATTTTGATTCGGACGCCGATCTGATTCAGTACCTCAACGAGCTTGCCAAACTGGTGCGCAAGCTTACGGGGTATGACAGCGTCATGGTGTATCAATTCAATTCCCGATGGGATGGTGAGATCATTGCGCAGGATAAAGCCGAATTTGCGCACTCCTACCTGGGGCAGCACTTTCCGGCCAGTGATATTCCGTCGCAGGCCAGGCGCCTATATTCCACCAATTTGGTTCGCATTGTGGTGGATATTGATGCGCAGCCGGTTCCTTTATTACCCTCACTCCATCCCGTAACGGGTGAGCCGCTGGATATGACCTATTCGGCCTTGCGCAGTTTGTCACCGATTCATTTGGCTTATCTGCGCAACATTGGTGTTGCAGCCTCCATGGTGATTTCTTTGATGCAAGACGGTCAATTGTGGGGCTTGGTGGCTTGCCATCATTTGACGCCCAAGCGGGTCTCCATTGCCATGCGCGAATCGGCGATTTTTATTAGTCGCATGGTGTCGGCCAAGTTATCCAGTTTCGCAGCTATCGAGCAACGCGCCAAATTGGATCAGGCCAATACGATGGTGAGCGATTTGGTCAAATCTATCGCGATGGAAGAAGAGTCGGTCGTATTGCAGAACCTGCTGCCGCGTTTGATGGATTTGCTGCATGCGACGGGAATGATTGTGATAGTGGAAGGCCAATCTCATGTGTATGGTGTGGTGCCAGACCCGGCATCGACGCACGCACTGCTCCAATGGCTGGGGTTGCAACCCACCGGTCAGGTTTTTTCTTGTGACGAACTCGGGCAGGTGTACACGGCAGCGTTGGCTTACCCTAATGTGGCATCAGGTGTATTGACGACCGCATTGACCCAAAAAATGCGCAATGCCATCGTTTGGTTGCGTCCAGAAAAGCCGAGTACCGTGAAATGGGCGGGAAACTACCAAACCGGACTGATACAGAATGCGGCGGGCAATTTCCGGCTCACGCCCCGCAAATCTTTTGAAATATGGACAGAAACCTGGCGCGGACGCAGCGACCCTTGGTCGCGGGCCGATACCGGCATCGCCGCCATGCTGACGCACTCGGTGTCTGAAGCGCTGGCGCAAAAACACAAATTGGCGGTAGAACTCAACAAAATCCGGCAAGCACATCTGGCCTCGGACACCACGGTACAGCAATTCAACAAACTCACCAGTTCCGTGCCTGGTGTGGTATATCAGCTTTTGGTCACGCCCCATGGCAGTTGGACATTTTTGTATTTGAGCGCCCGGCTTTGTGAGCTGTATGAAGTATCGCCAGAGGATGTCTACCGCGACCACAAGGTGATGACGAACTGTATTGTTGCCGAGGATCGGGAATCGCACCGGGCCTCTGTGCTGTATGCCTGTGAAATGTTATCGCCATGGACGCATGAACACCAGATTCAAACCACGAGTGGTGTACGAAAGTGGGTGCGTGGCCATGCATTGCCTGAAAAGCAGGAGGACGGCAGCATATTGTGGCATGGCATTCTTACCGACATTACCGAGCGAAAGCGCCTGGATGCCGAACGCGAGTGCTTGCTCTTGCGTGATATTTCTCGGCAAAAAGCGTATGAATTGGAAATCACCCGTGCCAAAGAAGCTGCCGAAGCCGCCAACCTGTCAAAAAGCCGATTTTTGGCCACGATGTCGCATGAGATACGCACCCCCATGAACGGCATTTTGGGTATGGCGCAACTGCTGTTAATGCCCAACCTGAAAGAAGACGAGTATCGCGAGTATGCAAGAACTATTTTCTTATCTGGACAAACATTGTTGACACTGCTCAACGACATTCTTGACTTGTCCAAAATCGAGGCAGGGAAATTTCAGCTTGATAGCGTTATTTTCCAACCCGACTTGCTTCTACGCGAAATACAAATGTTGTTTGCTAGCACAGCAAATTCCAAGGGGTTGCAACTCGAATACCAATGGAAAGGCTCGCCCGTTAGTCACTACTTGGCTGACGCGAACCGTGTTCGTCAGATGCTTTCCAACATCGTTGGAAATGCCATCAAATTCACCCGGGAGGGGTATGTTCGCATCGAAGGCGTCGAGATGGAACATGATGAGGAGTCTGCCCGGCTGGAGTTTTCGGTGAGCGATACAGGCATAGGCATACCACCAGAAAAAATGGATTTGCTTTTTCAGCCGTTTTCGCAGACCGATAACTCGATCACGCGAGAGTTTGGCGGCTCGGGGCTGGGCTTGTCTATCGTGCGCCATCTGGCCAAAATGATGGGCGGTGACGTGGGGGTGGAAAGCCTTGCTGGCAGGGGATCCAGATTTTGGTTTCGTGTACGGGTCAAACAGGCCGCAAAGAATGGAATACGTAGCGGTGCAGAACCTGGTGCGGAACTTCTGGCGCCAGCCAACACCGTCACCGAACCTGCGCTGTTTGCCGGATGCGTGTTGGTGGTGGAGGACAACACCGTCAACCGCATGGTGATCGAGTCCTTGCTGACAAAACTGGGCCTCAGTGTGATGCCAGCCTACGACGGCCAGCAAGCCCTGGACACCATCACCCAAGGCGCTTGTCCTGACCTTGTTCTGATGGATTTGCACATGCCGGTCATGGATGGCTACGATGCCACAAAACGAATACGCCAATGGGAGCGTGATAACACCCGGCCACGCATTCCCATCATTGCCTTGACAGCCGATGCGTATGAAGAAGACCGCCAGCATTGCCTAGCTGTGGGAATGGACGATTTTCTGACGAAGCCCATTGCATTGGATATCCTGAAGTCCGCTTTATACAAGTGGCTAACCCAAAAAATGCAGTAG
- a CDS encoding ferredoxin--NADP reductase has translation MSAYLNETVLSVHHWTDRLFSFTTTRDVALRFSNGHFTMIGLRMDGSKPLLRAYSIVSANYEDHLEFLSIKVPDGPLTSRLQHIQVGDHIVVGKKPTGTLLIDYLLPGKNLYLFGTGTGLAPFLSIVRDPATYEKFETVVLVHGVRQVAELAYHDYLTLELPDHEFLGEMVSQQMRYYPTVTRESFRNQGRITTLIDNGKLASDLHLPPIDPATDRAMICGSPDFLQDLKKLLEKRGFLEGNTTRPGDFVIERAFVEQ, from the coding sequence ATGAGCGCATACCTGAATGAAACCGTGTTGAGCGTCCACCACTGGACGGATCGTCTTTTCAGCTTCACCACGACCCGGGACGTCGCGCTGCGTTTTTCCAACGGCCACTTCACGATGATCGGGCTGCGCATGGATGGGAGCAAACCCCTGCTGCGCGCCTACAGCATCGTCAGCGCGAACTATGAGGATCACCTCGAATTCCTCAGCATCAAGGTGCCCGACGGTCCCTTGACCTCGCGCTTGCAGCATATTCAGGTGGGTGATCACATCGTCGTGGGCAAGAAACCCACGGGAACCTTGCTGATCGACTACCTATTGCCCGGCAAGAACCTGTACCTATTCGGCACGGGAACGGGGCTGGCGCCTTTCCTCAGCATCGTCCGCGACCCCGCAACCTACGAGAAATTCGAGACAGTCGTGCTCGTCCACGGGGTGCGGCAGGTGGCGGAACTGGCGTACCACGACTACCTGACGCTGGAGCTGCCCGACCATGAATTCCTCGGAGAGATGGTTTCCCAGCAGATGCGCTACTACCCCACGGTGACGCGGGAATCCTTCCGCAACCAGGGGCGCATCACCACGCTCATCGACAACGGCAAGCTCGCCAGTGATCTGCACCTGCCGCCCATCGACCCCGCCACCGACCGCGCCATGATCTGCGGCAGCCCGGACTTTCTGCAAGACCTCAAAAAGCTATTGGAAAAGCGCGGGTTCCTGGAAGGCAACACCACCCGCCCCGGCGACTTCGTCATCGAACGCGCTTTTGTGGAGCAATGA
- a CDS encoding co-chaperone GroES encodes MKLRPLHDRVIVKRVENETKTASGIVIPDSAAEKPDQGEVLAVGPGKKNDKGELGAMSVKVGDRVLFGKYSGQTVKVDGDELLVMKEDDLFAVVEK; translated from the coding sequence ATGAAACTTCGTCCCTTGCACGACCGCGTGATCGTCAAACGTGTCGAAAACGAAACCAAAACGGCCTCGGGCATCGTCATTCCCGACAGCGCCGCTGAAAAGCCCGATCAAGGCGAAGTCCTTGCCGTAGGCCCGGGCAAGAAGAACGACAAAGGCGAGCTTGGCGCGATGAGCGTGAAGGTCGGTGACCGCGTGCTCTTCGGCAAATACAGCGGCCAGACCGTCAAGGTCGACGGTGACGAGCTTCTCGTCATGAAAGAAGACGATCTGTTCGCAGTCGTCGAGAAGTAA
- the prmC gene encoding peptide chain release factor N(5)-glutamine methyltransferase, producing MLPGTNTNTVTVAQALRHLALQGVDRLDAQRLLGSVLGCEDRGWLLAHGEAVVSAQSARQLQTLLTRYQAGEPMGYLLGAQEFHGLLLHVDARVLVPRPDTETLVDWALKVLPPAPEQPLRVLDLGTGSGAIALALQARRPQWQVCATDASEDALDVARSNAHRLGLTIDWFAGDWFAALPPGAAQQGFDAIVSNPPYIAEGDAHLSALHQEPALALRSGADGLDALRTIIGNAPTHLRPGGWLLLEHGYDQAMAVRNLLQAQGMAMVSTRRDLAGIERCSGGRVE from the coding sequence ATGCTGCCCGGCACCAATACCAATACCGTCACTGTTGCCCAGGCTTTACGCCATCTCGCCTTGCAAGGCGTGGACAGGCTGGACGCGCAACGGCTGCTGGGTTCTGTGCTGGGCTGTGAAGACCGTGGCTGGCTGCTGGCCCATGGTGAAGCTGTTGTATCGGCCCAATCCGCCCGACAGTTGCAGACCTTGCTCACCCGCTACCAAGCTGGGGAGCCAATGGGATACCTGCTTGGCGCGCAGGAGTTCCATGGCCTGCTGCTGCACGTCGATGCGCGCGTGCTCGTCCCCCGGCCCGATACGGAAACGCTGGTCGATTGGGCGCTGAAAGTGCTGCCGCCTGCGCCCGAGCAACCCCTGCGCGTGCTCGACCTTGGAACCGGCAGCGGCGCCATCGCCTTGGCCTTGCAAGCCCGCCGCCCGCAATGGCAGGTTTGTGCCACCGATGCCAGTGAAGATGCGCTCGACGTGGCACGATCCAACGCCCATCGCTTAGGGCTGACCATCGACTGGTTTGCGGGCGACTGGTTTGCGGCCCTACCACCCGGTGCGGCACAGCAAGGCTTTGACGCCATCGTCTCCAACCCCCCGTACATTGCCGAGGGCGATGCACACCTCAGCGCCCTGCACCAGGAACCCGCCCTAGCGCTACGCAGCGGCGCAGACGGCCTCGACGCCCTACGCACCATCATTGGCAATGCCCCGACACACCTGCGCCCCGGTGGCTGGCTACTCCTCGAACACGGCTACGACCAAGCCATGGCCGTGCGCAACCTCTTGCAAGCACAGGGCATGGCGATGGTGTCCACCCGCCGGGATTTGGCGGGAATCGAACGATGCAGCGGCGGCAGAGTGGAGTGA